One genomic segment of Belonocnema kinseyi isolate 2016_QV_RU_SX_M_011 chromosome 2, B_treatae_v1, whole genome shotgun sequence includes these proteins:
- the LOC117167926 gene encoding uncharacterized protein LOC117167926: MVVLSRVGSPTMSATVAGNQQQQHPHPEWDINDPSVPRVIEYDQWCEWADGHVRRIYGPDCEEARRHASGWAMRNTNNHNVSILKKSCLGVLVCSQACTLPGGGRVHLRPAICDKARKKQQGKPCPNRQCVGRLEILSCRGHCGYPVTHFWRHTDHAIFFQAKGQHDHPKPEAKSTSEARRSVGAGRRVRGLAVMLAREAALGTKLMSLRGTKRPSTEVLEGPTRTPQPPPLISDKGFSCSCSPFECVCGLQSNIPYQPSHQHQNTDMYTQQTPSTDPSYWMQDPVQNHESTLGYCLPSQVPQEAAYPDFPSFTGDLFQPEEIFQLDQPLRPDFPMNAQDVARSPPTLLDLGSGTIKYELKQENQEHYWTQILSEDSSSSHLSLPPNQQEDRLQFHGFETDKDFESTRRPMNCYPMTKDANQNHALLETVNYPSYPRVHNQKDYDTRKNDPNQSYWCQEDRPNFAGFESQKENDLLNERCAYVYPKSHDLHKSQPLEQIDPSRSPNTENNSAFSDFNGYQVIEPVNKSPGSNRSPHQVQRVLEERLSYGSHEQNPAVMERLFSDQNTNNTVVHSQNSPEPFFYPSNDRCHYTCEVLDTRLPQVPVGHSHPAGYGDVPELEMPPYVDYTLVGMLCSSGEEETSAGILTNCSQSGQNYVPHH; this comes from the exons gagtCGTGTGGGGTCGCCGACAATGTCAGCGACTGTTGCCGGGAACCAGCAACAACAGCATCCTCATCCAGAGTGGGACATCAATGATCCAAGCGTTCCAAGG gtcATCGAATACGATCAGTGGTGCGAGTGGGCGGACGGTCACGTGAGGAGAATCTATGGACCGGATTGCGAAGAGGCGCGAAGACACGCTTCCGGGTGGGCAATGAGAAACACGAACAATCACAATGTGAGCATACTCAAGAAATCCTGTCTAGGGGTTTTGGTTTGCTCACAAGCGTGTACTTTGCCTGGTGGCGGCAGAGTCCATCTTCGGCCAGCAATTTGCGACAAG GCTAGAAAGAAGCAACAGGGAAAACCTTGTCCAAACAGACAATGCGTTGGCCGATTAGAGATTCTTTCTTGTCGTGGACATTGTGGTTATCCAGTGACTCATTTTTGGAGACACACGGACCACGCAATATTTTTCCAAGCAAAAGGACAACATGATCATCCTAAACCGGAAGCAAAATCAACGTCGGAAGCGAGAAGAAGTGTGGGCGCTGGAAGAAGAGTCAGAGGTCTAGCTGTTATGCTAGCGAGAGAAGCTGCCCTCGGAACAAAG ttaatgtCCTTAAGAGGTACCAAAAGGCCCAGTACAGAAGTCTTGGAGGGGCCAACAAGAACGCCTCAACCTCCACCTCTTATTTCCGATAAAG GATTCTCTTGTTCCTGTTCGCCATTCGAATGTGTATGCGGACTGCAGTCCAACATTCCCTACCAACCTTCTCATCAGCACCAGAACACCGACATGTATACCCAACAGACCCCATCGACGGACCCCTCCTACTGGATGCAGGATCCAGTCCAAAATCACGAAAGTACTCTCGGTTACTGCCTTCCGAGTCAGGTTCCACAAGAAGCAGCATACCCAGATTTCCCTTCATTCACCGGAGACCTCTTCCAGCCCGAAGAAATTTTCCAACTGGATCAACCCTTGAGACCCGACTTCCCCATGAACGCTCAAGACGTCGCCAGATCACCGCCCACCTTACTAGACCTTGGAAGTGGGACCATAAAGTACGAATTAAAACAAGAGAATCAAGAGCACTACTGGACTCAAATCCTCAGCGAAGATTCCAGCAGCAGCCACTTGAGTCTTCCTCCGAATCAGCAAGAAGACAGGCTCCAGTTCCACGGATTTGAAACCGACAAAGATTTTGAATCCACCAGAAGACCTATGAACTGCTACCCCATGACTAAGGATGCAAATCAAAACCATGCCCTTCTAGAAACAGTTAATTATCCCAGTTACCCCAGAGTTCATAATCAAAAAGACTACGACACTAGAAAAAACGATCCAAATCAATCGTATTGGTGTCAAGAAGACCGACCTAATTTTGCAGGTTTTGAATCTCAGAAGGAGAATGACCTCCTGAATGAAAGGTGTGCTTATGTCTACCCAAAATCTCATGATCTTCATAAAAGTCAACCGTTGGAACAAATTGACCCTAGTCGTTCTCCCAACACTGAAAATAATTCCGCATTTTCCGATTTTAATGGTTATCAAGTAATTGAACCAGTCAACAAAAGTCCCGGCTCGAATCGATCACCTCATCAGGTTCAAAGGGTCTTGGAAGAAAGACTCAGTTATGGAAGTCATGAACAGAATCCTGCTGTTATGGAGAGACTCTTTTCTGATCAGAATACGAATAATACCGTCGTACATTCGCAGAATAGTCCGGAGCCCTTCTTTTATCCCAGTAATGATAGGTGTCATTACACATGTGAGGTTCTGGATACGAGACTTCCTCAGGTTCCAGTTGGTCATAGTCATCCTGCTGGCTACGGAGATGTGCCGGAACTTGAAATGCCGCCTTATGTTGATTATACTCTTGTCGGAATGTTGTGCAGTTCTGGTGAAGAAGAAACCTCGGCTGGTATTCTGACGAACTGTTCCCAATCGGGGCAAAATTATGTCCCTCATCACTAG